The following coding sequences lie in one Archaeoglobus neptunius genomic window:
- a CDS encoding mRNA surveillance protein pelota yields the protein MQIVEENLRGNEGEIKIIPETLDDLWHLKYIIEKGDIVFATTKRASQSSDKLRSDKEMITVRLGIEVEKVEFHKFANRLRISGKIVAGIEESGYHTLNITVNKEISIIKNWKDEQLERLRRAVEESNRPEIVMLTLEEGYAVAGVLRQWGVEEVFEERMGYGKGMGDGRGEFFGKVVSKLENVDFRYLIIAGPGFAKNDFYEFLKSRNPEMAKKAIVVDVSSVGSRGFIEILKRKVVDKIVGEIRLSEEAEYIDRLLEGISRGEKVAYGLEEVKKAHNYRAIEILLVADEFLMIEREKWDVDGFMREVEESAGKVVIMSTEFEPGKRLMSLGGIAALLRFSIS from the coding sequence GTGCAGATTGTTGAAGAAAACCTGAGAGGAAACGAGGGAGAGATAAAGATCATTCCTGAAACGCTGGACGATCTGTGGCATTTGAAGTACATAATCGAAAAGGGTGACATAGTTTTCGCCACAACAAAGAGGGCGAGCCAGAGCAGCGATAAACTGAGAAGTGATAAGGAAATGATAACCGTGAGACTCGGAATCGAGGTTGAAAAGGTTGAGTTTCACAAATTCGCCAACAGACTGAGAATCTCGGGGAAAATCGTTGCGGGAATTGAGGAATCTGGTTATCATACGTTGAACATTACCGTCAACAAGGAGATAAGTATCATTAAGAACTGGAAGGATGAGCAGCTTGAAAGACTTCGTCGGGCAGTTGAGGAGTCCAATCGACCTGAAATAGTGATGCTAACCCTGGAAGAAGGGTATGCAGTTGCGGGAGTGCTGAGACAGTGGGGTGTTGAGGAAGTATTCGAGGAGAGAATGGGGTACGGCAAAGGGATGGGTGACGGGAGAGGGGAATTCTTCGGGAAGGTTGTATCAAAGCTCGAAAATGTGGATTTCAGATACCTGATTATTGCCGGACCCGGATTCGCCAAAAATGACTTTTATGAGTTTTTGAAGTCCAGAAATCCCGAGATGGCCAAAAAGGCGATAGTTGTGGATGTGTCATCCGTTGGATCAAGAGGATTTATTGAAATTCTGAAGCGGAAGGTAGTTGACAAAATTGTGGGGGAAATAAGGCTTTCAGAAGAGGCAGAATACATAGACAGGTTGCTTGAAGGGATTTCCAGAGGAGAAAAGGTTGCTTACGGTCTTGAAGAGGTAAAAAAAGCCCATAACTACAGGGCAATTGAAATTTTGCTTGTGGCCGATGAATTTTTAATGATTGAGAGAGAAAAATGGGATGTGGATGGCTTTATGCGGGAAGTCGAGGAGTCTGCAGGCAAAGTCGTGATTATGAGCACTGAGTTTGAGCCCGGGAAAAGGCTCATGAGTCTCGGAGGGATTGCAGCATTGTTGAGATTCTCCATTTCCTGA